From Hydra vulgaris chromosome 15, alternate assembly HydraT2T_AEP, one genomic window encodes:
- the LOC101238234 gene encoding galanin receptor 2b isoform X2 yields the protein MNNTEFTLAFQIEIWQLVWYAIIGIVGTIGNGIVMVVILRSEKNDRKSFFNVAIFSLALADFLVSILGLPIYCISTSSFQKYHPIGKKGDRMCILVTGYLLPYWFLDTSVFLLVFIAMERRNTILYCNTLKLKSSSFRTKLITMVAIYLSAFIVQFSSAYFLVYDTENKEFGNFCRYNLSQNHSIVLKVMIFTVDTLVPIIIISYCFYHITRTLKKIDTVLGKAFETQINQEVTIDVAHDRLVRISKTIMIIAAAFCICILPNQLLFVLSSINNSFFAWNKVISQIFVLMRFSNSFINPMIYCFRSKEFRKDFLSMSIFKFRMQNLTPTGCKYSDYQQLPDMTFK from the exons ATGAATAACACTGAG tttacattagcATTTCAAATAGAGATATGGCAACTTGTTTGGTATGCTATAATTGGAATAGTTGGAACAATTGGAAATGGCATTGTAATGGTTGTTATACTTCGATCGGAAAAAAATGATCGCAAATCATTTTTCAATGTCGCTATATTTTCATTAGCACTTGCTGATTTCTTGGTATCTATACTTGGTTTACCAATTTATTGTATATCAACAAGCTCCTTTCAAAAATACCACCCCATAGGTAAAAAGGGAGATCGGATGTGTATACTTGTGACTGGTTATCTTTTACCCTATTGGTTTCTAGATACTTCAGTTTTTTTACTTGTGTTCATTGCAATGGAGAGACGAAACACAATTTTGTATTGCaatactttaaaactaaaatcgAGTTCATTCAGAACCAAACTAATAACAATGGTTGCAATTTACTTATCCGCTTTTATAGTACAATTTTCAAGtgcatattttttagtttatgatACAGAAAATAAAGAGTTTGGAAACTTCTGTAGGTATAATTTATCGCAAAATCACTCAATCGTTCTTAAAGTTATGATATTTACTGTTGACACGTTAGTTCCTATTATAATTATTTCGTATTGTTTTTACCATATCACTCGCACGCTTAAAAAAATAGACACTGTATTAGGAAAAGCATTTGAGACACAAATTAATCAAGAAGTCACAATCGACGTCGCTCACGATCGTCTGGTAAGAATAAGTAAAACAATAATGATTATTGCTGCTGCGTTTTGCATTTGCATTTTACCGAATCAACTACTATTTGTCTTATCATCGataaataactctttttttgcCTGGAATAAAGTCAtttcacaaatttttgttttaatgcgattttcaaattcatttataaacCCTATGATATACTGTTTTCGGAGCAAAGAgtttagaaaagattttttatcaatGTCGATTTTTAAATTTCGGATGCAAAATTTGACTCCAACCGGTTGCAAATATTCCGATTATCAACAGTTGCCTGACATGacttttaaatga
- the LOC136092001 gene encoding zinc finger MYM-type protein 1-like has translation MQVEDTAMQVEETDPEPNIFQEINTLTTHMGYFKGKFLDDSTKRFIISSERCKPQGLFKKDLSQISCQVYNHWEQNRTLNEDTETLIRHKASFWKMVLESGHSKVLAGEIYNCNFLSHIYLLSKYDDTMKQVLNKPKGTIKYLSTAIQNEDTQSCQIKIKETLLGFYEKKVHLAVGLTNQLLLLLKNKGIDLKKRRGQGDDGANMMSGIYNGVQKKINNIQPSTQHVHCVSHNLNLVINDTVSGCKEVNNFFINLQEIYFFFGNSNKRWDLLSNFSGQSEETLEKLNPTRWSSRINSLLAIKLRFLDIVKTLNEISSKFLKRVEQTEAQKLRDKISNFEFVFICVIMYHILTNINYASKNLQKKFIDLYEAATLFGTLKFKLKDFRSKEDLFKLEVVTICNIANMQISDRFTGMDKLSNPFNFLQPQNLIKLSENDLINQLNYCNIVTQTI, from the exons ATGCAAGTTGAAGACACTGCAATGCAAGTTGAAGAAACAGATCCAGAACCGAATATATTTCAGgaaataaatacattaacaaCACATATGGGATACTTTAAAGGAAAATTTCTTGATGATAGcacaaaaagatttattatttcctCTGAAAGATGTAAACCACaaggattatttaaaaaagatctttcacaaattt CATGTCAAGTATACAATCATTGGGAACAAAACAGGACACTTAATGAGGATACAGAGACATTAATTCGTCATAAAGCTTCATTTTGGAAGATGGTATTAGAAAG TGGTCATAGCAAAGTGTTGGCTGGTGAAATTTacaattgcaattttttgtctCATATTTATTTGCTGTCAAAGTACGACGATACAATGAAACAAGTACTCAATAAGCCTAAAGGCACTATAAAATATCTTAGTACAGCTATCCAAAATGAA GACACTCAATCTTGTCaaataaagattaaagaaaCACTTTTgggtttttatgaaaaaaaggttCATTTGGCAGTAGGTTTAACAAatcaattgttattattgcttaaaaataaaggaatagatttaaaaaagcgCCGTGGTCAAGGCGATGACGGAGCTAATATGATGAGCGGTATTTATAACGgagttcagaaaaaaataaataatattcagCCATCTACACAACATGTTCATTGTGTGAGTCACAATTTAAACTTGGTTATAAATGACACTGTTTCTGGTTGTAAagaagtaaacaatttttttataaatttacaagaaatttacttcttttttggcAACAGTAATAAAAGATGGGATTTGTTATCAAATTTTAGCGGGCAGTCGGAAGaaacattagaaaaattaaacCCAACAAGATGGTCTTCAAGAATTAATTCTTTATTAGCTATAAAGTTACGCTTTTTAGAtatagttaaaactttaaatgaaatttcttcaaaatttttgaaaagagtagaacaaactGAAGCTCAGAAATTAAGGgacaaaatatcaaactttgAATTTGTTTTCATTTGCGTCATTATGTATCACATATTAACGAATATAAATTATGCttcaaaaaacttacaaaaaaagttcataGATCTATACGAAGCGGCCACGTTATTTGGTACTCtgaaatttaagttaaaagattttagatcaaaagaagatttatttaaattagaggTTGTTACTATTTGCA atattgcTAACATGCAAATAAGTGATAGATTTACTGGAATGGATAAACTTTCAaatccttttaattttttgcaacctcaaaatttaataaaattgtctGAAAATGATCTAATAAATCAGCTAAATTATTGCAACATAGTTACACAGacaatttga